In Dyadobacter sp. NIV53, a single window of DNA contains:
- a CDS encoding peptidylprolyl isomerase, which yields MKNIRLLILLALTSLFSTSTFAQKKSKKDDLITIKTDQGTMQVILFDETPKHKANFIKLAKDKFYDGLIFHRVIEDFMIQGGDPESRNATAEQMVGKGDNGYKIPAEFSPKLFHQKGALAAARDNNPAKESSGCQFYIVQGRKWSKSDLAKQTARAARKITDEQKLVYETIGGTPHLDGGYTVFGQVIDGIAVIDKISSLPRDERDRPEKNIVMEVSVKKMKKKKITRKYGYNF from the coding sequence ATGAAAAACATCAGATTACTAATACTACTGGCTCTAACGAGCTTATTTTCAACAAGTACATTCGCACAGAAAAAATCAAAAAAAGACGACCTGATCACGATCAAAACGGATCAGGGAACGATGCAGGTTATTTTATTTGACGAAACGCCCAAACATAAGGCGAATTTCATTAAACTGGCCAAGGACAAATTTTATGACGGATTGATATTTCACCGCGTTATCGAAGATTTCATGATCCAGGGCGGAGATCCTGAATCAAGAAATGCTACCGCTGAACAAATGGTAGGAAAAGGCGATAACGGTTATAAAATCCCGGCAGAATTCAGTCCCAAACTATTTCACCAGAAAGGTGCATTGGCAGCAGCCCGCGACAATAATCCTGCAAAAGAATCAAGTGGTTGCCAGTTTTATATAGTTCAGGGCAGAAAATGGAGTAAGAGTGACCTTGCAAAACAAACAGCCCGTGCAGCCCGAAAAATTACTGATGAGCAGAAATTAGTATATGAAACCATTGGCGGCACACCGCATCTGGACGGTGGTTACACGGTTTTCGGACAGGTTATAGATGGTATTGCGGTGATAGATAAAATAAGTTCTCTTCCCCGTGACGAACGCGACCGTCCAGAAAAGAATATCGTAATGGAGGTTTCAGTCAAAAAAATGAAAAAGAAAAAAATCACCAGAAAGTACGGATACAACTTCTAG
- a CDS encoding BamA/TamA family outer membrane protein, with product MSKPLRYINLYFVFILAIASRPVLSQTVLTDSIPYIIIGDITIEGNHKTRSAIIFREMAIRSGDTLYKSMVQESLEIDRRKIINTNLFVTVDLLTKPDQDSVSGNIRTDIKVVVKERWYFIVLPVFQLADRNFNEWWYDRNRDLKRTIYGVYLSYGNVTGRADKLRFIAEFGFIPKFEVAYSLPYIDKAQKTGITVGTSYSTNKTMAFRTWNDKLNYLNSEVVNKERFYSYVTLTRRNKYYTFHGLDLRWSYGKIADTIAILNPGYLLKGRTVQKYFQLTYTFSYDKRDNFQYPLRGQSGSIQISKIGLLPSDDINQAFIYGSYRKYIPISKRWYANTGVRARMSVPKRQPYLQTIGLGYRNDLVRGYELYVVDGQDYALLKNEIKYKLFSFQKHFSWVPVKQFNTVPLAAYLNTFADAGYVRNHYPELSNTKLGNSLLFGAGTGVDVVTFYNILARFNINFNAEGERRFFFNISREF from the coding sequence ATGAGTAAACCCTTACGGTACATTAATCTTTACTTTGTTTTCATACTTGCCATTGCCTCAAGGCCGGTTCTGTCGCAAACGGTTTTAACGGATAGTATACCGTATATAATTATCGGAGATATTACGATTGAAGGGAATCACAAAACGAGGTCAGCGATCATTTTCAGGGAAATGGCAATCAGATCCGGTGACACTTTATATAAAAGCATGGTTCAGGAAAGTCTGGAAATTGACCGGCGGAAAATAATCAACACCAATTTATTTGTTACCGTAGACCTGCTTACAAAGCCAGATCAGGATTCTGTTTCGGGCAACATCCGGACTGACATAAAAGTAGTGGTAAAGGAGCGCTGGTATTTTATCGTACTTCCGGTTTTCCAGCTTGCTGACCGTAATTTTAATGAATGGTGGTATGACAGAAACCGGGATCTTAAAAGAACCATTTATGGAGTTTATCTGAGTTATGGAAATGTTACCGGCCGTGCTGATAAGCTTCGTTTTATAGCAGAATTCGGTTTTATACCCAAATTTGAAGTTGCTTATTCATTGCCCTACATTGACAAAGCCCAGAAAACAGGAATTACCGTCGGCACCTCCTACTCTACCAATAAAACAATGGCTTTTAGGACGTGGAACGATAAACTCAATTATCTGAACAGTGAAGTTGTCAATAAAGAACGCTTCTATTCTTATGTAACACTTACACGCCGAAATAAATACTATACTTTTCACGGCCTGGATCTGCGCTGGAGTTATGGGAAAATAGCCGATACAATTGCCATTCTGAATCCCGGTTATCTGCTGAAAGGCCGTACAGTCCAAAAATATTTCCAGCTTACCTATACGTTCAGTTACGATAAAAGGGACAATTTCCAGTATCCGTTACGTGGGCAAAGCGGGAGTATCCAGATTTCAAAAATAGGACTTTTACCTTCTGATGATATTAATCAGGCATTTATTTACGGGTCTTATCGTAAGTACATTCCAATCAGCAAACGCTGGTATGCGAACACTGGCGTGCGGGCAAGAATGTCTGTTCCGAAAAGACAGCCCTATTTACAAACCATTGGATTGGGATACCGGAATGATCTGGTAAGAGGCTACGAGCTGTATGTAGTTGACGGACAGGATTATGCCTTATTGAAAAATGAGATTAAATACAAACTGTTCTCATTCCAGAAACATTTCTCCTGGGTTCCTGTGAAACAGTTTAATACAGTTCCACTGGCTGCTTATCTCAACACTTTTGCAGATGCCGGATATGTACGCAACCATTATCCTGAGCTCAGCAATACCAAACTTGGGAATTCATTGTTATTCGGTGCCGGAACCGGTGTTGATGTGGTGACCTTTTACAATATCCTGGCCCGTTTCAATATTAATTTTAATGCCGAGGGAGAACGCAGGTTCTTCTTTAATATTTCCAGGGAATTCTGA
- a CDS encoding SusC/RagA family TonB-linked outer membrane protein, with amino-acid sequence MNENFTIQRTLRRLFFMTLLAGACMSLASAQSVVTGKVTSSEDGAAMPGVNIILKGSQTGTTTNASGAYSIDVNGENPVLVFSFVGYNQEDVPVNGRSIIDFAISPSAENLKEVVVTALGISKGVRELAYSVSNINGEELVKAGNPNLMKSLDGKVSGVNLTNLSSDPTSSVLVNIRGTTAMPTTGSGGANVAIKGQPLYVIDGIPVGTQTFTSKDGVDFGNILSQLNPNDIASITILKGGSAGALYGAEGGNGVVMITTKTGKGAKKGLGVSFSTMATAEKAYQFIDSQMEFGQGERAYEWQYDNTDTWGPKLDGNFKSDYWDVKDKTWKNGPMVSSGENRVKAYLRTGSTITNNIGVTGNYDKGSFRLSLSNMTNNGVMPNTKTQQKSVNFNSQYNITKRLSVSVNASYINTYNPNKANSTGSNSVLNSLLFNMPSNLQPLSDMKSYWLDGFEGVKQNGAIMKDNGVDVAENNPWWTTYEKIHRFGRDNYFGKIQLNWQLSDNFSFLLRSGMENVKENYELRQSWGDRSDALGQYVSGTNSSLEANSDAILSFNKNFGRLSLSAAVGGNYRFTNSSSQEIIGGDLNSPALFTLANIKAGTMTVNGDPYVIGKSMSAYGTATIGWDDQLFLDVTGRNDWKGILPEEKIHYFYPSASVSWLASETFKMPEAFSLLKFRLGLADVGNGLVRRRSIDTYSYDASPWGSINTVSLNATIVDPNLKAQHSVTQEVGTDVWLFRNRVKFDFTYFIKEQKNQIDNIPLVKGTGYSGLLTNIGDVRSKGYEWGLSFTPVKSKDFSWDVSASFTHYKATITRLSDSFAPNGYVFASYDGKTKVKIAKGETIGNIYEENPILRVKTGQYAGMPLLDSEQGKFQKSSDERDRGQLGNFNPDFILGLNTSVRYKQFTLNMVGSLRKGGKYVSVNQQYLESNGRATTTLGSGDNNPLWQGGRDADHGGMVWPAVNSSQYDAINSNNNDKRSDFQDASYEKGVFLNPGFEGNPEDAKDSDYIVNGADPNNTFYDFPYNAYGDVIWDFTSTRTYDATNFKMREISVAYTLPPALTKMYKLNNVTLALVGRNVFQWNKSGRHEDPESAFSGVGSSQGVLRATLPSIRSYGFKLSLDF; translated from the coding sequence ATGAACGAGAACTTTACTATTCAGCGAACGCTTCGGCGCTTATTTTTCATGACCCTTCTGGCAGGGGCATGTATGTCGCTAGCCAGCGCACAAAGTGTGGTTACGGGCAAGGTGACGTCCAGTGAAGACGGTGCTGCAATGCCTGGTGTAAACATTATCCTGAAAGGGTCGCAAACAGGTACTACTACCAATGCTTCGGGTGCATACTCTATTGATGTAAATGGAGAAAATCCGGTACTGGTTTTTTCTTTTGTAGGTTACAATCAGGAGGATGTACCGGTAAATGGCCGCAGCATTATTGATTTTGCCATTTCTCCAAGTGCCGAAAATCTTAAGGAAGTAGTAGTTACTGCCCTGGGAATCAGTAAGGGCGTAAGAGAACTGGCCTATTCTGTGAGTAATATCAATGGGGAAGAACTGGTAAAAGCAGGAAATCCCAATCTGATGAAATCTCTGGATGGAAAAGTGAGCGGCGTTAACCTGACAAATCTCAGCAGCGATCCTACTTCATCGGTACTTGTAAATATCCGTGGTACCACTGCCATGCCCACCACAGGAAGCGGAGGAGCCAACGTGGCAATAAAAGGACAACCATTGTATGTAATTGATGGGATTCCGGTTGGTACACAGACTTTTACCTCAAAGGACGGTGTGGATTTTGGTAATATTCTTTCTCAGCTTAATCCTAATGATATTGCTTCCATTACAATCCTGAAAGGCGGAAGCGCCGGTGCGTTGTATGGAGCGGAAGGTGGAAACGGAGTAGTGATGATTACGACTAAAACAGGAAAAGGGGCTAAAAAAGGATTAGGCGTTTCCTTTTCAACCATGGCTACTGCCGAAAAGGCTTATCAGTTTATTGATAGCCAGATGGAATTTGGACAAGGTGAAAGAGCATACGAATGGCAATATGATAACACCGATACCTGGGGCCCTAAACTGGACGGCAATTTCAAGTCAGATTATTGGGATGTAAAGGATAAAACCTGGAAAAACGGGCCTATGGTTTCTTCCGGAGAAAATCGTGTAAAAGCTTATTTGCGTACAGGAAGTACAATTACTAATAATATTGGTGTAACCGGCAATTATGACAAGGGATCTTTCCGTTTGTCGCTGTCGAATATGACCAATAATGGTGTAATGCCAAACACAAAAACACAGCAGAAATCAGTCAATTTTAATTCGCAGTATAATATTACCAAACGCTTGTCGGTTTCGGTGAATGCGAGTTATATCAATACTTACAATCCTAATAAAGCCAATTCAACGGGTTCTAATAGTGTACTGAACAGTTTGCTGTTTAATATGCCAAGTAATCTTCAGCCGCTGAGTGACATGAAAAGTTACTGGCTGGATGGCTTTGAAGGTGTAAAGCAAAATGGTGCTATTATGAAAGACAATGGCGTGGACGTTGCTGAGAACAACCCATGGTGGACAACATATGAAAAAATCCACCGTTTTGGCCGGGATAATTATTTTGGTAAAATCCAGCTGAACTGGCAATTGTCTGATAACTTTTCCTTTTTGCTGAGATCGGGAATGGAAAATGTGAAGGAAAATTATGAACTGAGACAATCCTGGGGAGATAGAAGTGATGCGTTGGGACAATATGTTTCTGGTACCAATAGCAGTCTGGAAGCAAATTCAGATGCAATTCTATCTTTTAATAAAAATTTTGGAAGGCTGTCTTTAAGTGCAGCGGTTGGCGGTAATTATCGTTTTACCAATTCGAGCAGCCAGGAAATTATCGGTGGCGACCTGAATTCTCCGGCATTGTTCACATTGGCGAATATTAAAGCCGGAACTATGACTGTAAATGGTGACCCATATGTAATCGGAAAATCCATGAGCGCTTATGGAACTGCAACCATTGGATGGGATGATCAGTTGTTTCTGGATGTTACGGGGCGGAATGACTGGAAAGGGATTTTACCAGAGGAAAAAATACATTATTTCTATCCATCTGCATCGGTTAGCTGGCTTGCATCTGAAACTTTTAAAATGCCGGAAGCATTCAGTTTGCTTAAATTCCGTCTGGGCCTGGCTGATGTGGGTAATGGACTGGTAAGAAGAAGGTCTATTGATACATACAGTTATGATGCCAGTCCATGGGGCTCAATTAACACAGTAAGCCTCAATGCTACGATCGTTGATCCAAACCTTAAAGCACAGCATTCCGTGACACAAGAAGTTGGAACAGATGTGTGGTTATTCCGTAACAGGGTTAAGTTTGATTTTACCTACTTTATAAAAGAGCAAAAAAATCAGATCGATAATATTCCATTGGTAAAAGGAACAGGATATTCAGGATTGCTGACTAATATCGGTGATGTAAGAAGTAAAGGTTACGAATGGGGTTTGTCATTTACTCCCGTTAAATCAAAAGATTTTTCATGGGATGTATCAGCAAGTTTTACACATTATAAGGCTACCATCACCCGCTTATCGGACAGCTTTGCACCAAATGGTTATGTTTTCGCAAGTTATGATGGAAAAACTAAAGTGAAAATTGCAAAAGGTGAAACGATTGGTAATATCTATGAAGAAAATCCGATCCTGAGAGTAAAAACCGGTCAGTATGCAGGAATGCCGTTGCTGGATAGTGAGCAGGGTAAATTTCAGAAATCATCCGATGAAAGAGACCGCGGGCAACTGGGTAATTTCAATCCTGACTTCATTCTTGGCTTAAATACGAGTGTCAGATACAAGCAATTCACGCTGAACATGGTAGGAAGCCTGCGTAAAGGAGGTAAATATGTTTCTGTAAATCAGCAATATCTGGAATCAAACGGAAGAGCAACTACTACGCTCGGATCAGGGGATAACAATCCGTTATGGCAGGGCGGGCGTGATGCTGATCATGGTGGTATGGTTTGGCCGGCTGTGAATTCCAGTCAGTATGATGCGATCAATAGTAATAACAATGACAAGCGTTCCGATTTTCAGGATGCAAGTTATGAGAAAGGTGTATTCTTAAATCCGGGTTTTGAAGGCAATCCGGAAGATGCAAAAGACAGCGATTACATTGTGAACGGAGCGGATCCAAACAATACTTTTTACGATTTCCCCTACAATGCCTATGGCGACGTCATCTGGGATTTTACTTCTACCAGAACTTATGATGCTACCAACTTCAAAATGAGGGAAATTTCAGTGGCTTACACTTTACCGCCGGCTCTTACAAAAATGTATAAGCTCAATAATGTAACACTTGCATTGGTGGGAAGGAACGTATTTCAATGGAATAAATCAGGCAGGCACGAAGATCCGGAATCTGCATTTAGCGGCGTGGGTTCCAGTCAGGGTGTGTTGAGAGCTACATTGCCAAGCATTCGTTCATATGGATTTAAGCTTTCACTTGATTTTTAA
- a CDS encoding SusD/RagB family nutrient-binding outer membrane lipoprotein codes for MKPILKIFTIIGLLGLASCSEDELRTADTLQQKDAVESVNDPYLLASIIKKTSLFYQKMGYDSRMLPGAVQHMESNYQSSDNFYAGFKSPVTSMYDAMDILKLIDGSIGLAETRGSKTHQGIFSIFRVLLFSYMTDFYGDVYYSEALKAREGILYPKYDKQSDIYNGLLTELDAAATLITEGTEPVSGSYDLMFAGDKVKWQKFANSLKLRLLMRASAKLPDAGAKMSALLNAPVFTDATDNASIEYVGTTGGENGNSWTGGILNWGSADEFDKRRPSKTLIDKLTELNDPRMKIWFAPIEKPWTSDKAKNGVTFATTDPNGYSYTSTWEYIDRSKSEIALYATKDILIDSNKVYAGFIAGMLSDWKNGNGHYDVAAGGATGNFKVSKFSKLFRENKHPLLKAMVMNSDEIQFILAEAAAKGLITGSADTYYRKGIANSLLRWGVSQADVDTYLAQTSVALPADKAGQLVKIADQKWIALFLVSSEAYLDLRRTKLPNIFKNGRLSGFDFPLRYRYPGDELGQNRTAYDLGVGTLSPATDDEGAKMWLLQ; via the coding sequence ATGAAGCCAATACTGAAAATATTTACGATAATAGGATTGCTGGGGCTTGCATCATGCAGCGAAGATGAGTTGAGAACGGCGGATACCTTACAGCAGAAAGATGCTGTGGAATCCGTAAATGATCCATATCTGCTGGCCTCAATCATTAAAAAAACATCTTTGTTTTACCAGAAAATGGGCTACGATTCACGTATGCTTCCAGGCGCTGTGCAGCACATGGAAAGCAATTACCAGAGTAGCGACAATTTTTATGCCGGATTTAAATCTCCGGTAACGAGCATGTACGATGCCATGGATATTCTTAAGCTAATCGATGGTTCGATTGGTTTGGCGGAAACGAGAGGTTCAAAAACCCATCAGGGAATATTCTCCATTTTCAGGGTATTGCTGTTTTCTTACATGACGGATTTTTATGGGGATGTGTATTATTCGGAAGCTTTAAAGGCCAGAGAAGGAATACTATATCCGAAATACGATAAACAAAGTGATATTTATAATGGTTTGCTCACTGAGCTTGATGCGGCCGCAACATTGATTACCGAAGGGACTGAGCCGGTATCAGGCTCTTATGACCTGATGTTTGCAGGTGATAAAGTGAAATGGCAGAAATTTGCAAATTCACTGAAACTGCGTTTGTTAATGAGGGCGTCGGCCAAGTTACCTGATGCAGGAGCAAAAATGTCTGCACTACTTAACGCTCCGGTTTTCACTGACGCTACGGACAATGCATCTATTGAATATGTAGGTACAACAGGAGGAGAAAATGGTAACTCATGGACAGGTGGGATCTTAAACTGGGGCTCAGCGGATGAATTCGATAAAAGAAGGCCTTCCAAAACGCTGATTGATAAGCTGACAGAACTGAATGACCCGCGGATGAAAATATGGTTTGCACCGATAGAAAAACCTTGGACCAGTGATAAGGCAAAAAATGGTGTCACTTTTGCTACAACTGATCCAAACGGTTATAGTTATACTTCTACCTGGGAATACATTGACCGCTCCAAAAGCGAAATAGCTTTGTATGCAACCAAGGATATTCTGATTGATTCCAACAAGGTATATGCGGGCTTTATTGCCGGTATGCTAAGTGACTGGAAAAACGGTAACGGGCATTATGACGTTGCGGCCGGTGGTGCAACAGGAAATTTTAAAGTATCTAAATTTTCAAAATTGTTCAGGGAAAACAAACATCCTTTACTGAAAGCAATGGTGATGAACAGCGATGAAATTCAGTTCATTTTGGCAGAAGCCGCGGCAAAGGGCCTGATCACAGGAAGTGCAGATACGTATTATCGCAAAGGAATTGCCAATTCGTTATTGAGATGGGGCGTTTCTCAGGCAGATGTAGATACATATCTTGCACAAACGAGCGTTGCTTTACCCGCCGACAAAGCTGGACAACTGGTAAAAATAGCGGATCAGAAATGGATTGCTTTGTTCCTTGTATCATCAGAAGCTTATCTGGATCTGCGCAGGACAAAATTGCCCAATATTTTCAAAAATGGCAGGTTAAGTGGTTTCGATTTTCCATTACGCTATCGTTACCCCGGCGATGAACTGGGACAAAACAGAACAGCTTATGATTTGGGAGTAGGTACTTTATCCCCGGCTACGGATGACGAAGGAGCAAAAATGTGGCTGCTTCAATAG
- a CDS encoding porin family protein, translating to MKTKLIYTFLLTGILAGSVWAQTVNKDTLQKSPNVVQNTITIDSVNKNETINDIAKRVIESTYKNFPQQPGQPTIVINNIIVPPDYYKKPEVQNNPSAGMSYGSQDDEDFRAWQRERRYRRDEMDRNYSRNNDQNSYSENDRDRITFRERFAERKPRNSGTWVIPMAGIHASGFDADFKKDKYSGRVGWNAGLDIRMRAKRFFVQPGLHYFNSSMQITSEDSISDVKLNSGPRIHSLKLPVMIGIYLTRANKGFFRFNIKAGGVANYLLAVDKTKLAQFNKDNLHDFSYGLNGGIGLEFGFITIDITHEWGITDYFKDSNQKNNILRATLGFKI from the coding sequence ATGAAAACCAAGCTGATTTACACATTTCTACTTACAGGTATACTGGCAGGAAGCGTATGGGCACAAACTGTAAATAAGGATACGCTGCAAAAAAGCCCTAACGTTGTTCAGAATACCATTACTATAGATTCTGTAAACAAGAACGAGACGATCAATGATATTGCAAAAAGGGTGATTGAATCGACTTACAAAAACTTCCCTCAGCAACCCGGACAGCCAACTATTGTGATTAATAATATTATAGTACCACCTGATTATTATAAGAAACCCGAAGTACAAAATAATCCATCGGCAGGGATGAGTTACGGATCTCAGGATGATGAAGATTTCAGGGCATGGCAAAGAGAACGACGTTATCGCCGTGATGAAATGGATAGAAATTATTCCCGAAATAATGACCAGAATTCCTATTCAGAAAATGACCGGGACAGAATTACTTTCCGTGAGCGTTTTGCTGAACGCAAGCCACGCAACTCAGGAACCTGGGTGATACCAATGGCTGGTATCCATGCATCCGGCTTTGATGCTGATTTCAAAAAAGACAAATACAGCGGACGCGTAGGATGGAATGCAGGATTGGATATCAGAATGAGGGCAAAAAGATTCTTTGTGCAGCCCGGATTACATTATTTTAATTCTTCCATGCAGATTACCAGTGAAGACAGCATATCCGATGTTAAATTAAACAGTGGACCAAGGATTCATTCTTTAAAATTACCGGTGATGATCGGTATCTATCTGACGAGAGCGAATAAGGGATTTTTCAGATTTAATATAAAAGCCGGCGGAGTAGCCAATTATCTTCTGGCTGTTGATAAAACGAAACTGGCACAATTCAATAAAGATAATTTGCATGATTTCTCATATGGGTTAAACGGAGGAATTGGCCTGGAATTCGGATTTATAACCATTGATATAACGCACGAATGGGGTATAACTGATTACTTTAAGGATAGTAACCAAAAGAATAATATACTTCGCGCAACACTTGGTTTTAAGATATAG
- the glgP gene encoding alpha-glucan family phosphorylase, producing MPQSNFPIPYKHPFTPDNKYKKSVAYFSMEFAVDQALKTYSGGLGFLAGSHMRSVYALKQNLVGIGMLWKYGYYDQGRKSDGSMQPEFHEKMYHFLEDTNIRFQIPISGEQVWVAAYYLPPDVFQSAPLFLLTTDTDGNDVETRKISYTLYDSDVTMKVAQCMVLGIGGARLLEELNYEPEVYHFNEAHAVSAIFHLFKKLGKVADVKKRVVFTTHTPEEAGNEKHNMHFLENLGFFSGLPLDTVRKISGSKGDIFNHSLAALSLSRNANGVSKLHGEVSRNMWKPYPKIAPIGHITNAQNNTYWVDEILEDARVAGDIETISARKRELKRILFKTVADQCGKLFDPNVLTIVWARRFAAYKRPDMLVWDLERFTKIMNNTDQPVQIIWAGKPYPKDDGAINTFNHLFYLSHLFPNMAVLTGYELALSKLIKDGSDVWLNNPVVTREASGTSGMTAAMNASLNLSTYDGWICEFAKDGENSFIMPVAEGDDINKQDCENLLDKLENTVIPMYYSDQKKWQEIVLNSMNDVSVEFNSDRMAREYYEKLY from the coding sequence ATGCCACAATCAAACTTCCCGATTCCTTACAAGCATCCTTTTACTCCGGATAATAAATATAAAAAATCTGTTGCATATTTCTCGATGGAATTTGCTGTTGATCAGGCTCTTAAAACATATTCAGGCGGACTTGGTTTTTTGGCTGGCTCACACATGCGAAGCGTATACGCCCTTAAGCAAAACCTGGTCGGAATTGGAATGCTCTGGAAATATGGATATTATGACCAGGGCCGTAAAAGTGACGGAAGTATGCAGCCTGAATTCCATGAAAAGATGTATCACTTTTTAGAAGATACCAACATCCGTTTTCAGATTCCAATATCCGGAGAGCAGGTTTGGGTGGCTGCTTATTATCTTCCCCCTGACGTATTCCAGTCAGCGCCTTTGTTTTTATTGACCACAGATACAGATGGAAATGATGTAGAAACCCGGAAAATAAGCTATACTTTATACGATTCGGATGTAACAATGAAAGTGGCACAATGTATGGTGCTGGGTATTGGTGGTGCCAGATTGCTTGAAGAATTAAATTATGAGCCCGAAGTATATCATTTCAATGAAGCGCATGCAGTTTCGGCTATTTTTCATTTGTTCAAAAAACTTGGTAAAGTTGCAGATGTAAAGAAACGCGTTGTATTTACTACGCATACTCCTGAGGAAGCCGGAAATGAAAAACACAATATGCATTTTCTGGAAAACCTTGGATTCTTTTCTGGATTGCCTTTGGATACGGTCAGAAAAATAAGCGGGAGCAAGGGCGATATTTTTAATCATTCACTGGCGGCATTAAGTCTGAGCCGGAATGCTAATGGTGTTTCTAAACTGCACGGAGAAGTATCCAGAAATATGTGGAAACCTTATCCGAAAATTGCACCGATCGGGCACATTACGAATGCGCAGAATAATACATACTGGGTTGATGAAATACTGGAAGACGCGCGCGTGGCAGGAGATATTGAAACGATTTCTGCCAGAAAGAGAGAGCTGAAAAGGATATTATTCAAAACGGTTGCAGACCAATGCGGTAAATTATTTGACCCAAATGTATTGACAATTGTTTGGGCAAGAAGGTTTGCGGCTTACAAACGTCCGGATATGCTGGTGTGGGATCTGGAAAGATTTACTAAAATTATGAACAATACAGACCAGCCTGTACAGATTATTTGGGCAGGAAAGCCATATCCAAAAGACGATGGAGCGATCAATACATTCAATCACTTGTTTTATCTGAGCCATCTATTTCCAAATATGGCAGTTTTAACGGGTTATGAACTGGCACTTTCAAAGTTAATAAAAGACGGTTCTGACGTATGGCTTAATAATCCGGTAGTAACACGCGAAGCTTCAGGAACAAGCGGAATGACAGCAGCTATGAATGCCTCATTAAATTTATCTACCTATGACGGCTGGATCTGCGAGTTTGCGAAAGACGGTGAAAATTCGTTTATCATGCCGGTTGCGGAAGGAGACGACATTAACAAACAGGATTGTGAAAATCTGCTCGACAAACTGGAAAATACAGTTATTCCCATGTACTATTCTGACCAGAAAAAGTGGCAGGAAATAGTTTTAAACAGTATGAACGATGTGAGCGTAGAGTTCAATTCGGACCGGATGGCAAGGGAATATTATGAGAAGCTATATTAG
- a CDS encoding SDR family oxidoreductase produces the protein MPLTPQFKTDEKSIKRRILITGSNGLLGQKLVELLIQDPSVTTIATAVGKNRLPFTDGYEYQEMDITDPFAVDEVISRLKPDVVIHTAAMTNVDQCEMEKEACWKLNVIAVEFLIKACEKNKVFLEHLSTDFIFDGTAGPYTEDDQPNPVSFYGWSKYAAEKAVMNSNLNWAIARTVLVYGIAHDMSRSNIILWVKKSLEEGKQIKVVTDQFRTPTLAEDLASGCFLIATKEAKGVFNISGKDFLTPYEMALMTADFYNLNKSLISPTDASSFTQPARRPPRTGFDLTKSRNILGYEPHTFREGIELMGR, from the coding sequence ATGCCGCTTACTCCACAATTCAAAACTGACGAAAAATCCATAAAAAGACGCATACTCATTACGGGCTCCAATGGTTTGCTTGGGCAAAAACTGGTTGAATTATTAATACAGGATCCTTCCGTTACAACTATTGCGACTGCTGTCGGGAAAAATCGTTTGCCGTTTACTGACGGATATGAATATCAGGAAATGGATATAACCGATCCTTTCGCAGTGGATGAAGTTATCAGCCGGCTTAAACCAGACGTTGTTATTCATACTGCTGCTATGACCAATGTCGATCAGTGTGAAATGGAAAAGGAAGCATGCTGGAAACTGAATGTGATTGCGGTTGAATTTTTAATTAAGGCATGTGAAAAGAACAAGGTTTTTCTCGAACACTTGTCAACCGATTTTATATTCGACGGAACTGCCGGTCCGTATACAGAAGATGACCAACCTAATCCGGTTAGTTTTTATGGCTGGAGCAAATATGCGGCAGAGAAAGCAGTAATGAACTCGAACCTAAACTGGGCTATTGCAAGAACTGTACTGGTATATGGTATTGCACACGATATGAGCCGGAGCAATATCATTCTTTGGGTAAAAAAATCGCTTGAAGAAGGCAAACAGATTAAAGTAGTAACCGACCAGTTCCGTACACCTACTCTTGCAGAAGACCTTGCGTCAGGATGTTTTTTAATAGCTACAAAGGAGGCAAAAGGGGTTTTTAACATATCAGGAAAGGATTTTCTGACTCCCTACGAAATGGCATTAATGACGGCTGACTTTTACAATCTAAACAAATCTTTAATTTCCCCAACAGACGCTTCGTCATTTACCCAGCCAGCTCGCCGTCCGCCACGTACCGGTTTTGACCTGACAAAATCCCGGAACATACTTGGTTATGAACCGCATACATTCCGGGAAGGTATTGAGTTAATGGGGAGGTGA